A stretch of the Larimichthys crocea isolate SSNF chromosome IX, L_crocea_2.0, whole genome shotgun sequence genome encodes the following:
- the si:ch211-243g18.2 gene encoding keratin, type I cytoskeletal 18, with the protein MIHTNPKERREKVKSFRYSKHTSCSELAPPTPCTPAYKHTCSISSTETALFLWIPLRFYLKKTLPLIMSSISMRSYSMSRQPSFSSRSLMDTGRARSRASVSFAAASPLSRSPSISQDLNGPMSLQLNGLHGNSTNDKEAMQSLNNRLANYLDKVRSLERSNADLEMKIKQLMLDRIPKGHDLDSMMAQAHAVEQEVRKKTLENARLMLEIDNAKLAADDFRIKWETELVMCQSVERDCVALKKAKTDHEQIIASLRGDLDSLKEELYFLKKNHEEEMEQMKSRIARDEVQVEVDSGISGPDLGTILNDLRTQYEGIVKKNKDQAEQWYRKKLETVQSEVKESNEALRGAQSELTERQRFLQTLEVELDSLHKQIGALEGNMGETGQKYSGEMDRLQSNLSQLEDDLSQLRLDMQRTKTDYEQLLRIKQNLEMEIATYRRLLEGEETVKEVPPPPKKEPDVRTRKIVKVVTQTMVNGKVVDESSEVEQIEETKK; encoded by the exons ATGATCCACACCAACccgaaggagaggagagagaaagtgaaa AGCTTCAGGTACAGTAAACACACCTCCTGTTCAGAGCTTGCTCCACCCACTCCCTGCACACCTGCATATAAGCACACCTGTAGcatcagcagcacagagactgctTTATTCCTCTGGATCCCTCTCCGCTTCTATCTCAAGAAAACACTG CCACTCATAATGTCCAGCATATCAATGAGGAGTTACTCCATGAGCCGCCAGCCCTCCTTTTCCAGTCGTTCTCTGATGGACACGGGCCGCGCTCGCTCCCGTGCATCGGTCTCTTTCGCCGCAGCCAGCCCGCTGAGCCGTTCACCATCTATCAGTCAGGATCTCAACGGGCCAATGAGCCTGCAACTTAATGGACTGCACGGCAACAGCACCAACGACAAGGAAGCCATGCAGAGTCTCAACAACCGTCTGGCCAACTACCTGGACAAG GTGCGTTCACTGGAGCGCTCCAACGCAGACCTGGAGATGAAGATTAAGCAGCTGATGCTCGACCGCATTCCCAAAGGTCATGACCTCGACTCCATGATGGCCCAAGCTCATGCTGTTGAGCAAGAG GTGAGGAAGAAGACCTTGGAAAATGCTCGTCTCATGTTGGAGATTGATAATGCTAAACTGGCTGCTGATGACTTCAGAATCAA GTGGGAGACTGAGCTGGTGATGTGTCAGTCTGTGGAGCGAGACTGTGTTGCTCTGAAAAAGGCCAAGACTGACCATGAGCAGATCATCGCCTCTCTGAGGGGAGATCTGGACAGCCTGAAAGAAGAACTTTACTTCCTAAAGAAAAACCATGAGGAG GAAATGGAGCAGATGAAGTCTCGTATTGCCAGAGATGAGGTCCAAGTGGAGGTGGACTCTGGTATCAGCGGGCCGGACCTGGGTACCATTCTGAATGACCTGCGTACCCAGTATGAGGGGATTGTCAAGAAGAACAAGGACCAAGCAGAGCAGTGGTACCGCAAGAAG CTGGAGACCGTGCAGAGCGAGGTGAAGGAGAGCAACGAGGCTCTGAGAGGAGCTCAGAGCGAGCTGACCGAGAGGCAGCGCTTCCTGCAGACCCTGGAGGTGGAGCTGGATAGTCTGCACAAACAG ATAGGTGCGCTGGAAGGTAACATGGGTGAGACGGGTCAGAAATACTCTGGCGAGATGGATCGGCTGCAGTCCAACTTGAGCCAGCTCGAGGATGACCTCTCTCAGCTCAGGCTGGACATGCAGCGCACCAAGACCGACTATGAGCAGCTCCTCCGCATCAAGCAAAACCTGGAAATGGAGATCGCCACCTACAGGCGCCTGCTGGAGGGAGAGGAAAC AGTCAAGGAAGTTCCTCCTCCACCAAAAA aAGAGCCTGACGTTCGGACCAGGAAAATTGTGAAGGTGGTGACCCAGACGATGGTTAACGGCAAAGTGGTGGATGAATCCAGCGAGGTGGAGCAGATCGAGGAGaccaagaaataa
- the rbp4l gene encoding retinol binding protein 4, like, with protein sequence MGSSKLALLLVLLSCVERSLSASCVVDSFTVKEDFDPKRYAGKWYALQKKDPEGLFLQDNISAEYTIDDDGSMIASSKGRVTLFGFWVVCADMAAQYSVPDPTIPGKMFMNYQGLASYLSSGGDNYWVIDTDYDNYAITYACRTLKDDGTCDDGYAIVFSRNPRGLPPAIQRTVRQKQDDICMTGQFQPVLQSGAC encoded by the exons ATGGGATCCTCTAAGCTGGCCCTGCTGCTGGTCTTGCTGTCCTGTGTAGAGcgctctctgtctgcctcctgtGTTGTCGACAGCTTCACGGTCAAAGAGGACTTTGACCCCAAGAGG TACGCAGGTAAATGGTACGCACTGCAGAAGAAAGATCCAGAGGGCCTGTTCCTGCAGGACAACATCTCAGCTGAGTACACCATTGATGATGACGGCTCCATGATTGCCTCCTCCAAGGGACGTGTCACTCTGTTTGG CTTCTGGGTTGTGTGTGCTGACATGGCCGCCCAGTACTCTGTCCCCGACCCCACCATCCCCGGCAAGATGTTCATGAACTACCAGGGTCTGGCCAGCTACCTGTCCAGTGGAG GTGACAATTACTGGGTGATTGACACAGACTACGACAACTACGCCATCACCTACGCCTGCCGTACCCTGAAGGACGACGGCACCTGTGACGACGGCTATGCCATTGTGTTCTCCAGAAACCCCCGTGGCCTGCCACCCGCCATCCAGCGCACCGTCCGTCAGAAACAGGATGACATCTGCATGACCGGACAGTTTCAACCCGTCCTGCAGTCCGGAGCCTGctaa